The following are encoded together in the Bacteroidota bacterium genome:
- the bcrB gene encoding benzoyl-CoA reductase subunit B, whose amino-acid sequence MAPQDVIKERSMILQKEMIEGLFNDLEKAHETGKKVCYTFVPGNLSELIRTFDMLPVYPEINALQSAMRKKSAAYIKEAERHAHSEDVCTYVKCDVGMLMKGNIGPTGQKLPPPDILLLSYTGCFTFMKWFETLKREYPNAEVVMIHTPYQEGGKMTPEMINYMVKQMHEEVIPKMERVSGVKYDENKLKKILEFSKEAEDWITKIFETPKHKPSPIDAYFAGVYYIGPINIGFRGTPEAVEYYKELYSEIQERIRLGLGPVTPEGEMKEEKFRLVVEGPPNWTSFREFWKIFYDMGAVIVASSYTKVGGVYDLGWRHDPEKPLQSLAEYCMNCYTNLNIPQRIDLLTKCIEEYQADGYVTNSIKSCNSFSAGQLAMMREIEDKLEIPVGFIESDLVDPRYFSYSNIKNRLESYFQMLSQRKMMEAEEAH is encoded by the coding sequence ATGGCACCTCAAGACGTAATCAAGGAAAGGAGTATGATTCTTCAAAAAGAAATGATTGAAGGATTATTTAACGACTTAGAAAAAGCACATGAAACAGGCAAAAAAGTCTGTTACACTTTTGTGCCCGGCAACCTTTCTGAGCTAATCAGAACCTTTGATATGCTGCCGGTTTATCCTGAAATAAATGCACTGCAAAGTGCTATGCGCAAAAAATCAGCCGCTTATATTAAAGAAGCCGAAAGACATGCCCACTCTGAAGATGTTTGTACTTATGTGAAATGCGATGTTGGGATGTTAATGAAAGGAAATATAGGTCCAACAGGACAAAAACTGCCTCCACCCGATATTCTCTTGCTCAGTTACACAGGTTGTTTCACATTTATGAAATGGTTTGAAACCCTAAAAAGAGAATACCCAAATGCGGAGGTTGTGATGATTCACACTCCATATCAAGAGGGTGGAAAAATGACCCCTGAGATGATAAACTATATGGTTAAGCAAATGCACGAAGAGGTTATTCCTAAAATGGAAAGGGTATCAGGAGTGAAATATGATGAAAATAAGCTAAAGAAAATCCTTGAATTTTCCAAAGAAGCCGAAGATTGGATTACTAAGATTTTTGAAACTCCCAAGCACAAACCTTCGCCCATTGATGCCTACTTTGCCGGTGTATATTATATAGGACCAATCAATATCGGTTTCAGAGGGACACCCGAAGCGGTTGAATATTACAAAGAACTTTACAGTGAAATTCAAGAAAGAATTCGCTTAGGATTGGGACCTGTTACGCCCGAAGGGGAGATGAAAGAAGAAAAATTCCGTCTTGTAGTGGAGGGACCGCCTAATTGGACAAGTTTTCGTGAGTTCTGGAAAATATTCTATGACATGGGAGCGGTGATTGTAGCCTCATCTTACACTAAAGTTGGCGGTGTATATGATTTAGGCTGGCGACACGACCCTGAAAAACCTTTGCAATCACTAGCGGAATATTGTATGAATTGCTACACAAATCTCAATATTCCTCAACGTATTGATTTGCTCACCAAATGTATTGAAGAATATCAAGCAGATGGCTATGTAACAAACTCTATCAAGAGTTGCAATTCTTTCTCAGCCGGTCAGTTGGCAATGATGAGAGAGATAGAAGATAAATTGGAAATACCGGTTGGTTTTATTGAATCAGACCTTGTTGACCCGCGCTATTTCTCGTATTCAAATATCAAAAATCGTTTAGAATCCTATTTCCAAATGCTTTCACAACGTAAAATGATGGAAGCGGAAGAAGCACATTAA
- the bcrD gene encoding benzoyl-CoA reductase subunit D — protein sequence MGNTIYTMGIDVGGSYVKTVLMSYDKESGQHRLIDKQTEKIRKRDPKDVAHDSIDMILERNNLNYEKDIAYLASTGEGEMVDKKTGHFYSMTTHARGGIFLTPGARTVVDMGGLYVRAIKIDERGKVLDYKMTGQCASGSGQFIENISRYLGLAVEEVGDISMQADNPEVPSGICAVLAETDVINMVSKGASTPNIIKGINISIAQRVVKLLSSLKAESPISLMGGMGMNKGMIQAIEEVASENKKSDIKFQSHPDAIFSGAIGAALWGGYRYHVLKEKSGQELVAS from the coding sequence ATGGGAAATACTATTTACACTATGGGGATTGATGTTGGTGGCAGTTATGTCAAAACCGTACTGATGTCTTATGACAAAGAGAGCGGACAACATCGTCTGATTGACAAACAAACCGAAAAAATCAGAAAAAGGGATCCTAAGGATGTGGCGCACGATTCGATTGACATGATTTTGGAGAGAAACAACCTAAATTATGAAAAAGATATTGCCTACCTGGCTTCAACCGGAGAAGGAGAAATGGTTGATAAAAAAACAGGACACTTTTACAGTATGACTACCCACGCCAGAGGCGGTATTTTTTTGACTCCCGGTGCCAGAACCGTTGTGGATATGGGTGGTTTGTATGTAAGAGCAATCAAAATTGACGAGCGTGGCAAAGTGCTTGACTATAAAATGACGGGGCAATGTGCTTCAGGTTCAGGGCAATTTATTGAAAATATATCTCGCTATCTCGGCTTAGCTGTAGAAGAAGTTGGAGATATTTCTATGCAGGCAGATAATCCTGAAGTGCCTTCAGGTATTTGTGCAGTCTTGGCAGAAACGGATGTAATCAATATGGTGTCAAAAGGTGCTTCAACTCCCAATATTATTAAGGGAATTAATATTTCTATAGCACAAAGAGTTGTCAAATTGCTGAGTTCTCTTAAAGCAGAATCACCTATTTCTCTGATGGGTGGAATGGGCATGAACAAAGGAATGATTCAGGCAATCGAAGAAGTGGCTTCTGAAAACAAAAAGAGTGACATTAAATTTCAATCTCACCCTGATGCTATTTTTTCAGGAGCCATTGGTGCTGCACTTTGGGGTGGATACAGATATCATGTCTTGAAGGAAAAAAGTGGACAAGAGTTAGTAGCGTCTTAA
- a CDS encoding molybdenum cofactor guanylyltransferase has translation MMINNIDIYIAAGGKSSRMGQDKGLLKINNKPMIVYIADMLQEAGLGFTVIANADEYLHLGYRVIKDVVKEKGPMGALYTAFCHTNKQYVLLLGCDTPFFPYPALKRLIENTGKNQVTVIQNHSEINPLHCSYAITLKEKVKSCIEHNKLKMQDMILQSEYQLINIDDIAVQFPNGFINMNEPQDLKQCVLI, from the coding sequence ATGATGATAAACAACATTGATATCTATATTGCAGCAGGAGGCAAAAGTAGCCGAATGGGGCAGGATAAGGGATTGTTGAAAATCAACAACAAACCTATGATTGTCTATATTGCCGATATGTTACAAGAAGCCGGTTTGGGTTTTACTGTTATTGCAAATGCAGATGAATATTTGCATCTGGGATATCGTGTTATCAAAGATGTTGTAAAAGAAAAAGGTCCTATGGGTGCGCTGTACACCGCATTTTGCCATACAAATAAACAATATGTACTGTTGCTGGGTTGCGACACTCCTTTTTTCCCGTATCCTGCTTTAAAACGATTGATTGAGAATACCGGTAAAAATCAAGTGACTGTAATACAAAATCATAGCGAAATCAACCCGCTACATTGTAGTTATGCCATCACGCTAAAAGAAAAAGTGAAATCATGTATTGAGCATAATAAATTAAAAATGCAAGACATGATTCTGCAATCAGAATATCAATTGATTAACATAGATGATATAGCAGTTCAATTTCCCAATGGATTTATTAATATGAACGAACCTCAAGATTTGAAACAATGTGTGCTAATATGA
- a CDS encoding sulfite exporter TauE/SafE family protein: MAEHYSIFLLLLMPLAAFLYSSVGHGGASSYIVLLTLFGFAPVEVRPAALVLNIGVSAISFYTFYRKCDFPFKLFLTLILFSMPAAYWGGTFTLDIKVYQKVLGVLLLLPISRLFGIFKVREGKPIAQNFAIMASLAFLIGFVSGIVGIGGGILLSPILILFGWADLKQTAAVSALFIFMNSIAGLLGAGVTDFSWLPHFELIIPLTLIGGILGGYVGANKYSPPAMKYALAFVLTVASIKFLL; encoded by the coding sequence ATGGCAGAGCATTATTCCATATTTCTATTGTTGTTAATGCCATTGGCAGCATTTCTCTATTCCTCTGTAGGACACGGAGGGGCTAGCAGTTATATTGTGTTGCTGACTTTGTTTGGTTTTGCACCTGTCGAAGTACGTCCGGCTGCATTGGTATTGAATATTGGGGTTTCAGCAATTTCATTTTATACTTTTTACAGAAAATGCGATTTTCCATTCAAATTGTTTTTGACCTTGATTCTATTCTCTATGCCGGCTGCATACTGGGGAGGTACTTTTACTTTGGACATAAAAGTTTATCAAAAAGTGCTTGGGGTCTTACTCTTATTGCCTATTTCAAGATTGTTTGGAATTTTTAAAGTAAGAGAAGGGAAGCCCATTGCTCAAAATTTTGCAATCATGGCTTCATTAGCTTTCCTCATAGGTTTTGTTTCGGGAATTGTGGGCATTGGGGGAGGTATTTTGCTTTCGCCCATCCTTATTCTTTTTGGTTGGGCAGATTTGAAACAGACAGCTGCCGTGAGCGCTTTGTTTATTTTTATGAATTCAATTGCCGGCTTGTTGGGTGCGGGTGTTACAGACTTTTCATGGTTGCCTCATTTTGAACTGATTATCCCTCTCACACTTATCGGTGGAATATTAGGTGGATATGTGGGTGCTAATAAATATAGCCCCCCTGCTATGAAATACGCCTTGGCTTTTGTTCTGACTGTGGCTTCTATTAAGTTTTTGTTATAA
- a CDS encoding MoaD/ThiS family protein, giving the protein MTQHKIKLLAFGMVAEKINQSKIEIDYIDNSDSLKAWIVTQYPQLKDLKYSIAINHKIVQANTAIPNGAEVALLPPFSGG; this is encoded by the coding sequence ATGACTCAACATAAAATAAAACTTCTGGCTTTTGGAATGGTTGCCGAAAAAATCAATCAATCAAAAATAGAGATTGATTATATTGACAATTCCGACAGCCTGAAGGCTTGGATTGTAACTCAATATCCTCAGTTGAAAGATTTGAAATATTCAATTGCTATAAATCATAAAATTGTGCAGGCAAATACCGCTATACCCAATGGTGCCGAGGTGGCTTTGCTCCCCCCTTTTTCCGGAGGATAA
- the bcrC gene encoding benzoyl-CoA reductase subunit C: MGDINTLISRCEELAFDLNFTHAKEWKKADASRVIVGYMPIYFPREIIHAAGGLPVAIFGGGDRKQIIKGDAYYQSYICHIPRSIIDMALDKHFDGFDGFLFPSICDVLRNLSGIFRTKGFGKFVKYMDFPQNFLPEVGGVFYQDEMRHVLHYIKEINGLEVTPERLNHSIALYNKNRSLIEFIYDIREKYPWRLSMKDWYHILRAGTVIPVEEHNEILEQVAQYVKDNVGQRQDKVKVVLSGAFCEQPSVGLIRSVEEAGCYIVDDDLQLGSRMIIGDIDANTNEPLAAIAHAYIYQSRYSSSIYDVENPKEYRLAKIVEERNADGVIFASASFCDPSLLDAPIFQNAFDRMGIRYIAFQFSENINQFKVIKEQVGAFSDSIKLWEDEPMPVES; the protein is encoded by the coding sequence ATGGGAGACATTAATACATTAATCAGTCGTTGTGAAGAACTTGCTTTCGACTTAAATTTTACACATGCAAAAGAGTGGAAAAAAGCAGACGCATCCCGTGTGATCGTTGGTTATATGCCTATTTATTTTCCACGAGAGATTATCCATGCAGCCGGTGGTTTGCCTGTAGCCATATTTGGCGGAGGCGACCGTAAGCAGATTATAAAAGGAGATGCTTACTATCAATCCTATATATGTCATATTCCAAGAAGCATTATTGACATGGCTTTGGATAAACATTTTGACGGATTTGATGGTTTTTTATTCCCTTCTATCTGTGATGTGTTGAGAAATCTTTCTGGAATTTTTAGGACAAAAGGCTTTGGTAAGTTTGTGAAATACATGGACTTTCCTCAAAACTTCTTACCCGAAGTGGGAGGTGTGTTCTATCAAGATGAAATGCGCCATGTGTTGCATTATATTAAAGAAATTAATGGCTTGGAAGTTACCCCCGAGAGACTAAACCACTCCATAGCATTGTACAACAAAAACCGCAGCTTGATTGAGTTTATTTATGATATACGCGAGAAATACCCTTGGAGATTATCCATGAAAGATTGGTATCATATCCTGCGTGCGGGCACAGTCATCCCGGTAGAAGAGCACAATGAAATTTTAGAACAAGTGGCTCAGTATGTTAAAGACAATGTTGGACAAAGGCAGGATAAAGTGAAGGTGGTATTGTCGGGGGCTTTTTGTGAACAACCCTCAGTAGGATTAATTAGATCGGTAGAAGAGGCAGGTTGTTATATCGTTGATGACGATTTGCAGTTGGGCTCTCGTATGATTATTGGTGATATTGATGCAAATACAAATGAACCTCTTGCTGCAATTGCACATGCGTATATTTATCAAAGCCGTTATTCTTCTTCTATTTATGATGTCGAGAACCCTAAAGAATATCGTTTAGCGAAGATTGTGGAAGAACGCAATGCTGATGGAGTCATTTTTGCTTCTGCAAGTTTCTGTGACCCGAGTTTGTTAGATGCCCCAATTTTTCAGAACGCTTTTGACAGAATGGGTATTCGATATATAGCATTCCAGTTCAGCGAAAATATTAACCAATTTAAAGTGATTAAAGAACAAGTTGGAGCTTTCTCTGACTCTATCAAACTATGGGAGGACGAACCCATGCCCGTTGAGTCATAA
- a CDS encoding molybdenum cofactor biosynthesis protein MoaE: MHKPKNIFVQGAISPQKIAESISHHSTKIDIGAHSIFLGQVRADIKEMGVVVAIDYTAYEDMAIAKAHEIRESVFAKYELTCMHIYHSLGEVKSGEISLFVFVSSKHRKAAIVACEEVVERVKKDLPVWGREILNNQHSVWKDNSGS; this comes from the coding sequence ATGCATAAGCCTAAGAATATTTTTGTACAAGGTGCAATATCGCCACAGAAAATTGCTGAAAGCATTTCGCATCACAGCACTAAAATAGATATAGGTGCACATAGTATCTTTTTAGGACAAGTTCGTGCAGATATTAAAGAAATGGGTGTGGTTGTAGCCATTGATTATACGGCTTACGAAGACATGGCAATTGCAAAAGCACATGAAATAAGAGAGTCGGTTTTTGCAAAATATGAATTGACTTGTATGCACATTTATCATAGCCTTGGTGAAGTAAAATCAGGGGAGATATCACTCTTTGTATTTGTTTCCTCCAAACACAGAAAAGCAGCCATTGTAGCCTGTGAGGAAGTGGTTGAAAGGGTTAAAAAGGATTTGCCGGTTTGGGGTAGAGAAATATTAAACAATCAGCATAGTGTGTGGAAAGACAATAGTGGAAGCTAA
- a CDS encoding HesA/MoeB/ThiF family protein, protein MNRFDRQIHLRGFGLKELAKLQHASALVIGAGGLGCPALQYLAAAGVGRIGVMDGDTISMSNLNRQVLYGESDVGKKKAIVAGNVLLEKYSDVKIEIITSYLNTNNALGIISSYDIVLDCTDNFTVRYMANDACILLNKPLVYGAIYEYEGQVSLFNAANETGQVFNYRDLFPIPPDVAAIPNCAETGVIGVLPGIIGAMQAAEAIKYLTGIGRTLAGRVLYYNMEQQHFYELDITALPEKISYRPQSGAEFREFDYALSCSAVPCIDWERAYEFYMVQPNQTLFVDIRESDEEPKIGQVKCIRIPLSDFDNADFDTSGYTRLLVFCQHGIRSVRAVNLLKKQFPEKEIFSINGGVMDSCSPVNKTFYHA, encoded by the coding sequence ATGAATAGGTTTGACCGACAAATACATTTAAGAGGTTTTGGTTTGAAAGAGTTGGCTAAACTTCAACACGCATCTGCTTTGGTTATTGGGGCAGGCGGCTTGGGTTGCCCTGCATTGCAGTATCTTGCGGCTGCCGGAGTTGGCAGAATTGGAGTAATGGACGGAGATACAATCAGTATGTCCAATCTGAATCGTCAAGTATTATACGGTGAGTCTGATGTAGGCAAGAAAAAAGCGATTGTAGCGGGTAATGTATTGTTGGAAAAATATAGCGATGTCAAGATTGAAATCATTACGTCTTATCTCAACACTAATAACGCTTTGGGCATCATCTCTTCTTATGATATTGTTTTAGATTGTACTGATAATTTTACAGTCCGATATATGGCAAATGATGCTTGTATTTTGCTCAACAAACCTTTGGTGTATGGGGCTATTTATGAGTATGAAGGACAAGTAAGCTTGTTTAATGCAGCAAATGAAACCGGACAAGTTTTTAATTACCGTGATTTATTTCCCATTCCTCCCGATGTTGCAGCAATTCCAAATTGTGCCGAAACCGGAGTGATTGGAGTGTTGCCTGGTATTATTGGTGCAATGCAGGCTGCAGAAGCCATTAAATATCTGACTGGAATCGGGAGGACGTTGGCTGGCAGGGTGTTATACTACAATATGGAGCAACAGCATTTTTATGAATTAGATATTACAGCATTGCCTGAAAAAATCTCTTACAGACCACAATCAGGAGCTGAGTTCCGAGAATTTGACTATGCGCTCTCTTGTTCTGCGGTTCCTTGTATTGATTGGGAAAGAGCCTATGAATTTTATATGGTTCAACCTAATCAAACCCTTTTTGTTGACATACGAGAATCTGACGAAGAGCCTAAAATAGGACAAGTAAAATGTATTCGAATTCCATTATCGGATTTTGACAATGCAGATTTTGATACCAGTGGATATACTCGTCTGCTGGTCTTTTGTCAACACGGAATCAGAAGTGTCAGAGCTGTCAATTTGTTAAAAAAGCAATTTCCTGAAAAAGAGATTTTTTCCATTAATGGCGGGGTGATGGATTCTTGCTCACCTGTTAACAAAACTTTTTACCATGCATAA
- a CDS encoding acyl-CoA dehydratase activase, translated as MKKYYLGIDLGSTTSKAVIVNETDEIVGRGITNTRANYKVAADIAREQAIYDARFNLIEKKMKESIADMPEFKTYMKDLRSVFQYCQFRRRMDSLADMLIKTASESTHPEKDTIVERLRAIIAVIRPQMRHEFIHEGLGSKNQFFRDIVSEKYNSEVGKMEPKFYEPLMLAFDKSITPIENEMVEYNFKDLVLEAMDILEEKYKGLADMQEDGSKEDWYYSEMNAMKNQYKKIGHTLHSHIEEIADEEIYIAKMVGTGYGRALLPFPEDCIKSEILCHAFGAHAVFPNTRTVLDIGGQDTKAIQVDKYGLVTSFHMNDRCAAGCGRYLGYIADEFGLSLNELGPEANKAKKETTICSTCTVFAGAEIKELLHNGEQKPDILAGLHKSIVQRAMSLIARSGGVKNEFTFTGGVARNEAVLKYVKQMVIDSYGEVTMNIHTDSIFMGALGGAMFARRNISADLPQGTMVRETGGEVS; from the coding sequence ATGAAAAAATACTATTTAGGAATTGACCTTGGCTCTACTACCTCTAAGGCTGTTATCGTAAACGAAACAGACGAAATTGTGGGTAGAGGGATTACAAACACCAGAGCCAATTACAAAGTCGCGGCTGATATTGCCCGTGAGCAAGCAATTTATGACGCACGCTTCAATCTGATTGAAAAGAAAATGAAAGAAAGCATTGCTGACATGCCTGAATTCAAAACATACATGAAAGACCTGCGAAGTGTTTTCCAGTATTGTCAGTTCAGAAGAAGAATGGACAGCTTGGCTGATATGCTGATTAAAACTGCATCGGAATCAACACACCCCGAAAAAGATACTATCGTTGAAAGATTAAGAGCAATCATTGCAGTTATCCGTCCGCAGATGCGACATGAATTTATTCACGAAGGCTTGGGAAGTAAAAATCAATTTTTCAGAGACATTGTGAGCGAAAAATACAATTCAGAAGTAGGCAAAATGGAACCTAAATTTTATGAACCCTTAATGCTTGCTTTCGATAAAAGTATCACACCTATTGAAAATGAAATGGTGGAGTATAACTTTAAAGATTTGGTGTTAGAAGCCATGGATATTTTGGAAGAAAAATACAAAGGATTGGCGGATATGCAAGAGGATGGAAGCAAAGAGGATTGGTACTATTCAGAAATGAATGCAATGAAAAATCAATATAAGAAAATTGGGCACACCCTGCATTCGCATATTGAAGAAATTGCAGATGAAGAGATTTATATAGCTAAAATGGTGGGAACCGGCTATGGTAGAGCTTTGTTGCCCTTTCCCGAAGATTGTATCAAGTCAGAGATTCTATGTCATGCCTTTGGTGCGCATGCTGTTTTTCCTAACACCCGAACAGTTCTGGACATTGGCGGACAGGATACGAAAGCAATTCAAGTAGATAAGTACGGTTTGGTTACAAGTTTTCACATGAACGACCGTTGTGCAGCAGGATGTGGTAGATATTTGGGGTATATAGCAGATGAATTCGGTTTGTCGCTGAATGAACTTGGACCCGAAGCCAATAAAGCCAAAAAAGAAACAACAATTTGTTCAACTTGCACTGTGTTTGCCGGTGCGGAGATTAAGGAATTGCTACATAATGGAGAACAAAAGCCTGATATTCTTGCCGGCTTACACAAATCAATTGTGCAACGCGCAATGTCGCTTATTGCCCGCTCCGGTGGTGTGAAGAATGAATTCACTTTTACGGGTGGAGTAGCAAGAAATGAAGCCGTATTAAAGTATGTCAAACAAATGGTCATTGACTCTTATGGCGAAGTAACCATGAATATACATACGGATTCTATTTTTATGGGAGCTTTAGGCGGGGCTATGTTTGCCCGCAGAAATATTAGTGCGGACTTGCCTCAAGGCACTATGGTTAGGGAAACAGGAGGCGAAGTAAGCTAA
- a CDS encoding Crp/Fnr family transcriptional regulator, with translation MALKTISDQSTLKKKLSCNNCEDSNCFIKKHIAKEWHALIDKKKFQTTYNRGQNIINAGAPVLGLYFIIKGKVKVISIGFTGKPQIVRFSKDGHVLGHRGLGSDTYSISAIAMDDTQVCFIDNATLHNIFMNNPEFTYAMLLYYSDELRKVEERLKIIAQMTIREKIAYSLVLLYNNFGVNYLNMLDVHFTREDLASVAGTSNEQVVRQLTEFEEEGLIHKHGRKIIIDNINKLKNIISPLNPNSILE, from the coding sequence TTGGCTCTAAAAACCATAAGCGACCAAAGCACACTCAAGAAGAAATTAAGCTGCAATAACTGCGAAGATTCCAATTGTTTTATTAAAAAGCACATCGCTAAGGAATGGCATGCTTTAATAGATAAAAAGAAATTTCAGACTACGTATAATCGCGGACAGAACATTATCAATGCCGGTGCACCTGTATTGGGTTTGTATTTCATCATAAAAGGAAAAGTGAAAGTTATTTCGATCGGCTTTACCGGCAAGCCTCAGATAGTTCGATTTTCCAAAGATGGACACGTATTGGGACATCGCGGCTTAGGTAGTGATACATATTCAATCAGCGCAATTGCTATGGATGATACTCAGGTTTGTTTTATTGACAATGCCACCTTGCACAATATCTTTATGAACAACCCTGAATTTACTTATGCTATGCTTCTCTATTACTCGGATGAACTGAGAAAAGTAGAAGAAAGGTTAAAAATCATTGCTCAAATGACTATCAGAGAAAAAATTGCTTATTCCTTAGTTTTGTTATACAATAACTTTGGTGTCAACTATTTGAATATGCTGGACGTGCATTTTACACGTGAAGACTTAGCCTCTGTTGCAGGTACTTCCAACGAACAGGTAGTGCGACAACTCACCGAATTCGAGGAAGAAGGACTAATTCATAAACACGGAAGAAAAATTATTATTGACAACATTAATAAACTCAAGAATATTATCTCTCCTCTTAACCCCAACTCTATCCTTGAATAA
- a CDS encoding AMP-binding protein: MTKTLPFRPVANEVMQNLAIMFEQNSRRFADKHIFCQKDKDNEYQGISWKSFYEDILNIAWNLQKAGVAKGTKVILYCPNSLQMLRAEMAVMTMGAIAVPIFAYFKKNTSELLINHSDAEFIILAGHFQFNELSSKLPKIKTIWTFDEVSNDTTYQVRNFAQLLTKREDADFTLNTDAQTTDICLNMYTSGTMGVPKCVQLTHQNILSQQASIHEVLKVESGDRFLSYLPWHHSFGGIFELFSALYNGATYYLESSFGKDAKIIFENWTKVKPTVFFSVPKVYQALFELAKSSKDAEEAFFNSGLKFIFTAAAALPQRLSDEFEKRGINVIEGYGLTETSPCCTLTNPHLKRETGVVGMPIQGVHIRIGKDDEIQVQGPNVMQGYYKNDEANFGAFTEDGWYRTGDVGKVSDNGLQLISRKDRIFKLSNGEKVIPTDLEKAIELKCHYVQYAVVAGSGEEFPVALIFPNKKLLNQPDYAITPEQGCFCPRNINEMGHCLTGCLQLANQSIGQKFAKIKSAAIINDELSLDNNMLTPSMKVAPKNVLEKYKTHLYNLYGDNVPTDEEVYIIELDSNNNFKRCT, encoded by the coding sequence ATGACCAAGACTTTACCATTCAGACCTGTTGCCAATGAGGTAATGCAAAATTTGGCTATAATGTTTGAACAGAATAGCCGCAGATTTGCTGATAAACATATCTTTTGCCAAAAAGATAAGGATAATGAATATCAAGGGATTAGCTGGAAGTCTTTTTATGAAGATATACTCAATATAGCATGGAATCTACAAAAGGCAGGAGTGGCAAAGGGTACTAAAGTAATTTTGTATTGCCCCAATTCACTGCAAATGCTAAGAGCAGAAATGGCTGTCATGACTATGGGTGCTATTGCAGTTCCGATTTTTGCATATTTCAAAAAAAATACATCTGAACTGCTCATCAACCATTCGGATGCTGAGTTTATCATTCTTGCAGGTCATTTTCAATTTAATGAACTAAGTTCTAAATTACCTAAAATAAAAACTATCTGGACTTTTGATGAAGTCAGTAACGATACTACTTATCAAGTCAGAAATTTTGCACAACTACTTACAAAAAGAGAAGATGCAGACTTCACACTCAATACAGATGCACAAACCACCGACATCTGTTTGAACATGTACACATCCGGTACAATGGGGGTGCCAAAATGCGTACAACTAACCCATCAAAATATTCTTTCGCAACAAGCCTCTATTCATGAAGTACTCAAGGTAGAATCCGGTGATAGGTTTTTGTCATACTTACCTTGGCATCATAGCTTTGGAGGTATTTTTGAACTTTTCAGTGCCTTGTACAATGGTGCAACCTATTATTTGGAGAGCAGTTTTGGGAAGGATGCTAAAATTATTTTTGAGAATTGGACTAAGGTAAAACCTACTGTATTCTTCAGTGTTCCAAAGGTTTACCAAGCGCTGTTTGAACTAGCCAAATCCAGCAAGGACGCAGAAGAAGCATTCTTTAATTCAGGGCTTAAATTTATTTTTACCGCAGCCGCTGCTTTGCCTCAAAGATTATCAGATGAATTTGAGAAACGCGGTATCAATGTGATTGAAGGCTATGGTCTTACAGAAACTTCACCTTGTTGTACCTTGACAAACCCACACTTGAAACGCGAGACAGGAGTGGTTGGAATGCCTATACAGGGAGTTCACATTAGAATAGGGAAAGATGATGAAATTCAAGTGCAGGGTCCCAATGTTATGCAGGGTTATTACAAAAATGACGAAGCCAATTTCGGTGCATTTACAGAAGATGGATGGTATCGGACGGGAGATGTAGGCAAAGTGTCCGACAATGGACTTCAATTGATTTCACGCAAGGACAGAATTTTTAAACTCTCCAATGGTGAAAAAGTCATACCAACTGATTTAGAAAAAGCCATAGAGCTAAAGTGTCATTATGTGCAATATGCAGTGGTAGCAGGTAGTGGAGAGGAGTTTCCTGTTGCATTGATTTTTCCCAATAAAAAATTACTCAATCAGCCCGACTATGCCATTACACCTGAGCAGGGCTGCTTTTGTCCCAGAAATATCAACGAAATGGGGCATTGTTTGACAGGTTGTTTGCAGTTAGCAAATCAATCTATCGGGCAAAAATTTGCTAAAATCAAGTCCGCAGCCATTATTAACGATGAGCTTTCATTAGACAACAACATGCTCACACCTTCTATGAAAGTGGCTCCCAAAAATGTGCTTGAGAAATACAAAACACATCTGTATAATCTTTATGGAGACAATGTTCCTACAGACGAAGAGGTGTATATCATAGAATTAGATTCCAACAATAACTTTAAGCGATGTACATAA